One Algibacter sp. L3A6 genomic region harbors:
- a CDS encoding rubredoxin domain-containing protein codes for MEPYRLRINGGVLSPGELKYICEAAEGLGLDAISFGSRQDIIFPEEIDKEKFSQFDKIQFIQPKHDGIENIVSSYVSADILPSTSWLTSDRYLYILEQFKHDLKLRINIIDPKQRLVPLFTGNVNFIASESEDYWYLYVRLPEWKKTEMYPALIYSWDMDKVELAIEQVLQEEPETIETLFDLVNDAVETNNRTVDKPLEVPFYPFPYYEGMNRFGDKYWLGLYWRNNRYDLTFLKDMCDLCAESKIGKICITPWKSFIVKGVPIDSKLKWEKFLGSYGINVRHSMLELNWHLPVNDKDALNLKKYLVTNFDQNDISTYGLTFGISNFESKSYHFTSVVIEKNKKPELLGDFIIRDTYNLLYAKNFDPNTGEYIMHVQDVDKVELPGLLMELSKLYFEQLGTQREEVKAVEAKKETTEENVYQCQDCLTVYNEVFGDITQDIDPNTRFEDLDETYECSLCEAPKSNFQKKLLVK; via the coding sequence ATGGAACCATATAGACTTAGAATTAACGGAGGTGTTTTATCACCAGGTGAATTAAAATATATTTGCGAAGCCGCAGAAGGTTTAGGTTTAGATGCTATTTCTTTTGGATCTCGACAAGATATTATTTTTCCAGAAGAGATAGATAAAGAGAAGTTTTCGCAATTCGATAAAATTCAGTTTATACAACCTAAGCACGATGGTATAGAAAATATTGTATCATCTTATGTATCGGCCGATATTTTACCAAGTACCTCTTGGCTTACTAGCGATCGTTACTTATATATATTAGAACAATTTAAGCACGATTTAAAATTACGCATCAATATTATAGATCCTAAGCAACGTTTGGTGCCCTTGTTCACAGGTAATGTAAATTTCATCGCTTCAGAGAGTGAAGATTATTGGTATTTATACGTGCGTTTACCCGAGTGGAAAAAGACAGAAATGTATCCTGCTTTAATTTATAGTTGGGATATGGATAAGGTAGAACTTGCCATAGAGCAGGTTTTACAAGAAGAGCCAGAAACCATCGAAACGCTTTTTGATTTAGTAAACGATGCCGTAGAAACAAATAACCGTACGGTAGATAAACCTTTAGAAGTTCCTTTTTACCCATTTCCTTATTATGAAGGTATGAATCGTTTTGGCGACAAATACTGGCTTGGTTTGTATTGGAGAAACAATAGATACGATTTAACTTTTCTTAAAGACATGTGCGATTTGTGCGCAGAAAGTAAAATAGGTAAAATATGTATCACCCCATGGAAATCTTTTATAGTAAAAGGTGTGCCAATCGATTCTAAGTTAAAATGGGAAAAATTTCTTGGTAGTTACGGTATTAATGTGCGCCACTCTATGTTGGAGCTTAATTGGCATTTACCCGTAAATGATAAAGATGCGCTAAACCTAAAAAAGTATTTAGTAACAAACTTCGATCAAAACGATATAAGTACTTATGGATTAACCTTTGGTATTTCGAACTTCGAAAGTAAATCTTACCATTTCACATCGGTAGTGATAGAGAAAAACAAAAAACCAGAACTTCTGGGCGATTTTATTATCCGTGATACCTACAATTTACTCTATGCTAAAAACTTCGATCCTAATACGGGTGAGTACATTATGCATGTGCAAGATGTAGATAAGGTAGAGCTTCCGGGTTTATTAATGGAGTTAAGTAAACTCTATTTTGAGCAACTAGGTACGCAACGTGAAGAAGTAAAAGCTGTAGAAGCTAAAAAAGAAACTACCGAAGAAAACGTTTACCAATGTCAAGATTGTTTAACTGTATATAACGAAGTCTTTGGCGATATCACTCAAGATATTGATCCAAACACACGCTTTGAAGACCTTGATGAAACTTACGAATGCTCCCTTTGTGAAGCACCAAAA